Proteins from one Panicum virgatum strain AP13 chromosome 7K, P.virgatum_v5, whole genome shotgun sequence genomic window:
- the LOC120641159 gene encoding F-box protein FBW2-like has translation MKRRDPKLWGRFGGGGGQGWKAKRGRPDGDRRGGGGPVVRWSHAEAMKKSPARGVGAAVAGGGGWKRGVLGPGKAELGGPSCGSGGSWTSWSEAAAPAKETGTATCRGKGVQMWEWDWTEQDAKKARPCDAGRGEAGRDEEEELVYEWRWTEAVSPEILALVLRGRLKADEVARGAALVCRAWRQAVASPDMWGDVDIEAWCRRVNCRAKADAAVRRLVARAQGTLRRLSAYHVGDASLTYVAASGKLLNVLQIPMSEITDQTVEKHAEFLPALKVLDISNCLNITSRGIEALGRHCRLLVHLKRNMPPPDPPQGNNTAARAVEEEALAVANTMPTLEQLELAYGLLSDHALNTILNKCPLLRALDIHGCWNVRLGGDLEERCCALQSFREQWEPVYCTDTSSGGDYDDDNTDSDD, from the exons ATGAAGCGTAGAGACCCTAAATTGTGGGGTCgcttcggtggaggaggaggccaggggtggaaggCGAAGAGGGGGAGGCCTGACGGCGaccggcgcggcgggggagggcCTGTGGTGAGGTGGTCGCACGCGGAGGCCATGAAGAAGAGTCCCGCTCGTGGAGTCGGTGCGGCCGTCGCTGGAGGTGGAGGATGGAAGAGGGGTGTTCTTGGTCCGGGAAAGGCAGAGCTTGGTGGGCCGAGCTGCGGGAGTGGAGGGTCTTGGACGAGCtggtcggaggcggcggcgccggcgaaggaGACCGGTACGGCCACCTGCAGGGGTAAGGGGGTGCAGATGTGGGAGTGGGACTGGACGGAGCAGGACGCGAAGAAGGCGAGGCCGTGCGACGCCGGGCGAGGAGAGGCGGGAcgcgatgaggaggaggagctggtctACGAGTGGAGGTGGACGGAGGCGGTGAGCCCGGAGATCCTGGCGCTGGTGCTCCGCGGGAGGCTCAAGGCGGACGAGGtggcgcggggcgcggcgctGGTGTGTAGGGCGTGGAGGCAGGCCGTGGCGTCGCCGGACATGTGGGGCGACGTGGACATCGAGGCGTGGTGCCGCCGCGTCAACTGCCGCGCCAAGGCcgacgccgccgtgcgccggctCGTCGCCCGCGCGCAGGGCACGCTCCGGAGGCTCTCCGCCTACCACGTCGGCGACGCCTCGCTCACCTACGTCGCAGCCTC TGGGAAGCTGCTCAATGTTCTCCAGATCCCAATGAGTGAGATCACTGATCAAACCGTGGAGAAGCATGCAGAATTCCTTCCTGCACTGAAAGTGCTGGACATCAGTAACTGCCTAAATATCACGTCCAGAGGAATTGAGGCACTCGGCCGGCACTGCAGGTTGCTCGTTCATCTGAAGAGAAACATGCCCCCTCCAGATCCTCCTCAGGGTAACAACACAGCTGCTAGGGCGGTTGAAGAAGAGGCATTGGCAGTCGCAAACACCATGCCGACGCTGGAACAGCTTGAGCTTGCGTATGGCCTGCTCAGTGACCATGCGCTAAATACAATTCTTAACAAGTGTCCGCTGCTGCGCGCCCTGGACATACATGGCTGCTGGAATGTCAGGCTTGGAGGTGACTTAGAGGAGAGGTGTTGCGCGCTCCAGTCATTCAGGGAGCAATGGGAGCCTGTGTACTGCACTGACACAAGCAGTGGAGGTGACTATGATGATGACAATACTGACAGTGATGATTGA
- the LOC120641158 gene encoding gamma-glutamylcyclotransferase 2-3-like: protein MAAAASPTWVFGYGSLIWNPGFAYDARVVGFVRDYCRVFYQGSTDHRGTPQFPGRTVTLEHQPGATCWGIAYKIKEEDKQTALEYLEVREKQYDEKIHLDLYTDSSPKVPAVEHVTVYLATTNKESNKNYLGPAPLEEMARQIYLAEGPSGPNKEYVFKLEDALNKLGFVDPHVQELANAVREYSDAKSK, encoded by the exons atggcggcggcggcgtcgccgacgTGGGTGTTCGGGTACGGCTCGCTGATCTGGAACCCCGGCTTCGCCTACGACGCCCGCGTCGTCGGCTTCGTCAGGGACTACTGCCGCGTCTTCTACCAGG GGAGCACGGACCACAGGGGCACGCCGCAGTTCCCCGGGAGGACCGTCACGCTCGAGCACCAGCCCGGAGCGACTTGC TGGGGAATTGCCTACAAAATAAAGGAGGAGGATAAGCAGACAGCTTTGGag TATCTAGAAGTCAGAGAGAAGCAGTATGATGAGAAGATTCACCTTGATTTGTATACG GATTCATCACCTAAAGTACCAGCGGTAGAACATGTGACAGT ATACTTAGCCACAACGAATAAGGAGAGCAACAAAAACTATCTTGGTCCTGCACCTCTGGAAGAAATGGCCAG GCAAATTTACCTTGCGGAAGGCCCTTCTGGACCTAACAAAGAGTATGTATTCAAACTTGAGGATGCCTTAAACAAACTAG GATTTGTAGACCCACATGTCCAAGAACTGGCGAATGCTGTGCGTGAGTATTCAGATGCCAAGTCCAAGTAA
- the LOC120640163 gene encoding predicted GPI-anchored protein 58: MELQFRHIFHTSMAYEENVLGVTAAQARTVAVVLPYVTMHDDCFASPSHRGVSNRSVAFPRTLPRPRARASSSSPLGPAPCAPAPSSSTGRSLPHLGAHLPVLIAPRRPRPSATGLARRGPRSLAPPRRPRAQPSGRHHLDSSAAARHEQEGEQGTRRPSPGACGRPGPLELAAAGPGAPAPDARLLPCSSSACELLRPPKAHRRSPRSLRRSWPPEARRCSCRPPATPARRRAWGRRASTRVRVRPAPETRVGEDAPERTRRSAAPLVQPRPRQGRARPRTSSPGEVAAEQEATDQVAVDVAGEGAEDEEETRRDEAMELERIGSQCRAVRSRSGRPPPLVPRSHSTGHSLATRLDGDLEQREFAFEERGCIS; encoded by the exons ATGGAGctgcagttcaggcacatctTCCACACCTCCATGGCCTACGAGGAGAACGTGCTGGGTGTCACAGCGGCACAAGCGCGCACGGTGGCCGTCGTGTTGCCGTACGTGACCATGCATGACGAT TGTTTTGCCTCTCCTTCGCACCGCGGCGTCTCCAACAGAAGCGTTGCATTTCCACGGACCCTGCCACGCCCACGGGCTCGCGCCTCTAGCTCCTCCCCGCTCGGCCCTGCTCCGTGCGCGCCGGCCCCCTCCTCGTCCACCGGCCGCTCGCTGCCGCACCTCGGCGCGCACCTGCCGGTCCTCATCGCGCCCCGGCGGCCCCGCCCCTCCGCCACCGGCCTCGCGCGCCGCGGCCCGCGCAGCTTggctcctccccgccggccccgcGCTCAGCCGTCGGGCCGCCACCACCTcgactcctccgccgccgccaggcatGAGCAGGAGGGGGAGCAGGGGACGAGGCGCCCCTCTCCTGGAGCTTGCGGCCGCCCCGGCCCCCTGGAGCTTGCGGCCGCCGGCCCTGGAGCTCCGGCCCCGGATGCACGactcctcccctgctcctcctccgcctgcgAGCTGTTGCGGCCGCCCAAGGcccaccgccgctcgccacgctcgctccgccgctcgTGGCCGCCCGAGGCCCGCCGCTGCTCGTGCAGGCCGCCCGCCACACCCGCTCGGAGacgcgcgtgggggcggcgcgccTCTACGCGCGTCCGCGTTCGGCCCGCGCCGGAGACGCGCGTGGGGGAGGACGCGCct GAGCGCACCCGCAGGAGCGCCGCCCCCCTTGTGCAACCTCGACCCCGGCAAGGACGCGCGCGGCCGAGGACGAGCAGCCCCGGCGAGGTGGCCGCGGAGCAGGAGGCCACGGATCAGGTGGCCGTCGAcgtggccggcgagggcgccgaggacgaggaggagacgAGGAGGGACGAGGCGATGGAGCTGGAGCGGATCGGGAGCCAGTGCCGCGCGGTGCGGTCGCGGtcggggcggccgccgccgctcgtcccgCGGTCGCACTCCACGGGCCACTCCCTCGCGACGCGCCTCGACGGCGACCTCGAGCAACGGGAGTTTGCATTCGAGGAGAGAGGATGT ATATCTTAG
- the LOC120640162 gene encoding aspartyl protease family protein 1-like — protein sequence MAHCNLLVANAAVVLFLAVGTEASSGGIGFKLHHRFSPVVGQWMEARGHAPGLPDDAPKGSREYHSALLRHDRAVFARRRGLANADGQRTLTFADGNATRLDSSLHYAEVEVGTPSSKFLVALDTGSDLFWLPCECKVCVNTTTGLPYSPSRSSTSKAVPCGHPLCERPDACGAGAAGTGSSSSSCPYEVKYVSANTGSSGVLVEDVLHLVDGGGKAVQAPIVFGCGQVQTGDFLRGAAAGGLMGLGMDKVSVPSALASSGLVGSDSFSMCFSRDGVGRINFGDAGSPDQAETPFIAAGSLQHPYYNISVGAITVDSKAMAVEFTAIVDSGTSYTYLNDPAYTLFTTNFNSRVSEARDTYGSGYERFEYCYRLSPGQTSMRRLPAMSLTTKGGAVFPVTWPIIPVLASTNDGPYHPIGYCLGVIKNSIFSTEDATIGQNFMTGLKVVFDRRRSVLGWEKFDCECYKDTKMQDGGSPDTSLGSPAGDYSAPGSPNGDDYVPYVPLPWDGNTTDGPYYPGRVPLTWPARSGSGSSSRASFGGIFSLMLLLHVLAVMISVSW from the exons ATGGCTCACTGCAATCTTCTCGTCGCCAATGCCGCCGTCGTGTTGTTTCTTGCAGTCGGAACCGAGGCGTCGTCCGGCGGCATCGGGTTCAAGCTCCACCATCGGTTCTCGCCGGTGGTCGGGCAGTGGATGGAGGCGCGAGGCCATGCCCCCGGTTTGCCAGACGACGCTCCGAAAGGCTCGAGAGAGTACCACTCCGCACTTCTCCGCCACGACCGTGCCGtcttcgcccgccgccgcggcctcgccaaCGCCGACGGCCAGCGCACCCTCACCTTCGCCGACGGCAATGCCACTCGCCTCGATA GCAGCCTGCATTAcgcggaggtggaggtgggCACGCCGAGCTCGAAGTTCCTGGTGGCGCTGGACACCGGCAGCGACCTCTTCTGGCTGCCCTGCGAATGCAAGGTGTGCGTCAACACCACCACGGGCCTGCCGTACAGCCCGAGCCGGTCGTCCACGAGCAAGGCGGTGCCGTGCGGCCACCCGCTCTGCGAGCGTCCGGACgcctgcggcgccggcgccgcgggcacgggcagcagcagcagcagctgccccTACGAGGTGAAGTACGTCTCCGCCAACACCGGCTCGTCCGGGGTGCTCGTGGAGGACGTGCTGCacctcgtcgacggcggcggcaaggcggtGCAGGCGCCGATCGTGTTCGGGTGCGGCCAGGTTCAGACGGGCGACTTCCTGcgcggcgctgccgccggcggcctgaTGGGGCTCGGCATGGACAAGGTCTCCGTGCCCAGCGCGCTGGCCAGCAGCGGCCTCGTCGGGTCCGACAGCTTCTCCATGTGCTTCAGCCGAGACGGGGTCGGCCGGATCAACTTCGGCGACGCCGGCAGCCCGGACCAGGCGGAGACGCCGTTCATCGCCGCCGGGAGCTTACA GCATCCTTATTACAACATCAGTGTCGGAGCGATCACCGTGGACAGCAAGGCTATGGCCGTGGAGTTCACCGCCATCGTGGACTCCGGCACGTCGTATACATACCTCAACGACCCGGCTTACACATTGTTCACGACCAAT TTCAATTCAAGGGTTTCCGAGGCTAGAGACACTTACGGGAGTGGCTATGAAAGGTTCGAGTATTGCTACAGATTGAG CCCAGGCCAAACAAGTATGAGACGGCTGCCGGCGATGAGCCTGACGACCAAGGGAGGCGCCGTGTTCCCCGTGACGTGGCCCATCATCCCCGTTCTTGCCAGCACCAACGACGGGCCGTACCACCCCATCGGCTACTGCTTGGGTGTCATCAAGAACAGCATCTTCAGCACCGAGGACGCCACCATTGGCC AAAACTTCATGACCGGGCTCAAGGTCGTCTTTGACCGTAGGAGATCAGTCCTAGGATGGGAGAAGTTCGATTGCGAGT GTTACAAGGATACTAAGATGCAAGACGGCGGGAGCCCGGACACTTCCCTTGGGAGCCCTGCCGGTGACTACTCTGCTCCGGGGAGCCCCAACGGCGACGATTATGTTCCCTACGTGCCACTGCCATGGGATGGCAACACAACCGATGGACCGTACTACCCCGGCAGGGTGCCCCTGACGTGGCCAGCGAGGTCAGGTtcaggcagcagcagccgggcGTCGTTTGGAGGCATCTTCTCCTTGATGCTGCTGCTTCATGTGCTGGCTGTGATGATATCTGTGTCTTGGTGA